The following coding sequences are from one Humulus lupulus chromosome X, drHumLupu1.1, whole genome shotgun sequence window:
- the LOC133807056 gene encoding protein IQ-DOMAIN 32: protein MGKSTSSCFKIITCGSDSAEKDDLELAESKGPSDKRGWSFRKRSARHRVLSNTVITETPAFGNKEGPDSATPNFEAPADTNVPEKITVLHCNSEKSQLPTPVNPKDSITLLEVTTESEAQTDDKLDEAVVIAIQTAARGFLAQRALLKHKNVVKLQAAVRGHLVRKHAVGTLRCVQAIVKMQALVRARHARLTVEGPCQNSDGKKQETSANKSSGTSAGMEKLLSNKFARQLLESTPKTKPIDVKCDPSKSDSAWKWLERWMSVSTVSAAVSKNEVSVTEQQGEKNENFESLLEDTTVEPEVICESMDSKLSVHESAVQSESEDNLITYEADEFDFQAGHSSTSSARDNLEQPQQEHTRTSDVKVTSVEINSIKKEYVQSDVDSQLENNSLSGGPETEAEQPKRSMKRLATDELETESKKFVYGSKKTSNPSFMAAQSKFEELSLGVNLGQPMSSSNQESGDESHKDTFSFEAHSEIRTKEVVVMESPVHGSRLQIGGSECGTELSVTSTLDSPDRSDIVAIEREPEAKVSDEEICNPNPNNIVENLDLKEIDVPTIPESNLSHSIPEQPENLDVVHGDSVSSVITVNSPPMELNPERNTSDFQRESEYHSITGAQAHALSPQASPRSHMTAAESQGTPASHMTVAESQGTPASYMSVSESQGTPGSQVSVKAKRNRSGKSRSDQKRESLSAIKKSPSNASHESGSRSSMEKLPKDQKNGKRHSSFVATKLEHSEQEPRDSSSNSSIPHFMQATESARAKLNANSSPRSSPDVQDRDIYIKKRHSLPGTNGRQGSPRIERSTSQAQQGTKSNERKWQR from the exons ATGGGGAAATCTACTTCTTCTTGCTTCAAAATTATTACATGTGGTAGCGATTCAGCGGAGAAAGATGATCTTGAACTTGCTGAG AGCAAGGGTCCAAGCGATAAACGTGGGTGGAGTTTCCGCAAGAGATCTGCCCGTCATCGTGTGCTAAGCAACACTGTAATAACTGAAACCCCCGCTTTTGGGAATAAGGAAGGTCCAGACTCTGCTACTCCAAACTTTGAAGCACCAGCTGACACCAATGTTCCTGAGAAAATCACTGTGTTACATTGCAATTCTGAGAAATCCCAATTGCCGACTCCAGTCAATCCCAAAGATTCTATAACTCTCCTTGAAGTTACCACTGAAAGTGAGGCTCAGACAGATGACAAACTGGATGAGGCTGTTGTCATTGCAATCCAGACTGCCGCCAGAggcttcttg GCTCAGCGAGCACTGCTAAAACACAAAAATGTAGTCAAGTTGCAAGCTGCTGTTCGAGGTCATTTGGTTCGTAAGCATGCTGTTGGAACTCTACGTTGTGTTCAAGCCATTGTGAAAATGCAAGCTCTTGTTCGTGCTCGCCATGCTCGGCTAACTGTGGAGGGACCATGTCAAAATTCAGATGGGAAG AAGCAAGAAACTTCAGCAAACAAATCAAGTGGGACAAGCGCTGGCATGGAGAAGCTACTTAGCAATAAATTTGCTCGCCAG CTTCTGGAATCAACTCCCAAGACCAAACCAATTGATGTCAAGTGCGACCCTTCAAAATCTGATTCTGCTTGGAAATGGTTGGAGAGGTGGATGTCTGTCTCAACAGTGAGTGCTGCTGTGTCAAAGAACGAAGTGTCAGTTACAGAGCAGCAAGGAGAGAAGAATGAAAATTTTGAGTCTCTATTGGAGGACACCACTGTAGAACCTGAAGTTATTTGTGAGTCAATGGACTCAAAGTTAAGTGTTCATGAATCAGCTGTGCAATCTGAAAGTGAAGACAATCTAATTACTTATGAGGCAGACGAATTTGACTTTCAGGCTGGCCATTCTTCCACTTCTTCGGCCAGAGACAATTTGGAGCAGCCTCAGCAAGAGCACACAAGGACATCTGATGTGAAAGTGACCTCAGTAGAGATAAATTCTATTAAAAAAGAATATGTGCAATCAGATGTAGATTCTCAACTGGAGAACAATTCTCTTTCTGGTGGACCTGAAACAGAAGCTGAACAACCAAAGCGTTCAATGAAAAGACTTGCCACAGATGAATTAGAGACTGAGAGCAAGAAATTTGTCTATGGATCAAAGAAGACAAGTAATCCTTCATTTATGGCCGCCCAGTCAAAATTTGAAGAGCTGAGTTTAGGTGTTAATCTGGGTCAGCCTATGAGTTCATCCAATCAAGAATCTGGGGACGAATCACACAAGGACACATTTTCTTTTGAGGCACATTCTGAAATTAGGACCAAGGAGGTTGTTGTTATGGAAAGTCCAGTTCATGGATCAAGGCTTCAAATTGGTGGCTCAGAGTGTGGCACTGAACTCTCTGTAACTTCAACTCTTGATTCACCAGATAGGTCTGATATTGTAGCCATAGAACGTGAACCTGAAGCCAAAGTTTCAGATGAAGAGATTTGCAATCCTAATCCTAATAACATCGTGGAAAATTTAGATCTGAAGGAAATTGATGTTCCTACAATCCCAGAATCTAACTTGTCTCATTCAATCCCAGAACAGCCTGAAAATCTTGATGTTGTGCATGGTGATTCTGTTAGTTCTGTGATTACTGTGAACTCCCCTCCAATGGAGCTGAATCCGGAGAGAAATACATCTGATTTTCAGAGAGAATCGGAGTACCACTCTATCACAGGTGCTCAAGCACACGCGTTATCTCCGCAAGCTTCTCCAAGAAGCCATATGACTGCTGCTGAATCCCAAGGAACACCTGCTAGTCATATGACTGTTGCTGAATCCCAAGGAACACCTGCTAGTTATATGTCTGTTTCTGAATCCCAAGGAACACCTGGTAGTCAGGTTTCAGTGAAAGCCAAAAGAAATAGATCTGGCAAGAGCAGGTCTGATCAGAAACGTGAGTCCCTGTCTGCTATTAAGAAGTCACCCTCTAATGCAAGTCATGAGTCTGGCTCAAGAAGTAGCATGGAAAAATTGCCTAAAGACCAGAAAAATGGGAAGCGACACAGTTCTTTTGTTGCAACGAAGCTCGAGCATAGTGAACAAGAACCTAGagacagcagcagcaacagttcTATCCCCCACTTTATGCAAGCAACGGAATCTGCTAGAGCAAAGCTCAATGCAAATAGTTCTCCAAGATCCAGTCCTGATGTGCAAGACAGAGACATTTACATCAAGAAGAGACATTCTTTGCCTGGTACAAACGGAAGGCAGGGATCTCCTCGTATCGAAAGGTCTACGTCTCAAGCACAGCAGGGGACTAAGTCAAATG AGAGAAAATGGCAGAGGTGA